The following are from one region of the Corylus avellana chromosome ca1, CavTom2PMs-1.0 genome:
- the LOC132175546 gene encoding germin-like protein subfamily 1 member 11 has product MMKGVPKTLLLCMALLAWACSLASSSDPSPLQDFCVAINDTSSDHAVFVNGKFCKDPKLATANDFFFSGLDTARDTSNPLGSNVTLLNVDKILGFNTLGISLARIDFAPYGLNPPHIHPRGTEILVVQEGTLLVGFVTSNPDNRLFSKVLNAGDVFVFPIGLIHFQFNVGKTNAIAFAGLSSQNPGLITIANTVFGSNPPINPDVLTKAFQLDRNVVNYLQKKF; this is encoded by the exons ATGATGAAAGGAGTTCCTAAGACGTTGCTACTATGTATGGCCTTGTTGGCTTGGGCATGCTCCCTTGCCTCTTCCTCTGACCCCAGTCCTCTTCAAGACTTCTGTGTTGCCATTAACGATACTTCTTCTGATCATGCTG TATTTGTTAACGGAAAGTTTTGCAAGGACCCCAAGCTTGCCACTGCCAATGATTTCTTCTTCTCAGGGCTCGACACTGCCAGAGACACCTCAAATCCACTTGGATCCAATGTCACTCTCCTCAATGTCGACAAAATACTAGGCTTCAACACCTTAGGCATATCATTGGCTCGCATTGACTTTGCTCCGTACGGCCTAAATCCTCCCCACATTCACCCTCGTGGAACTGAGATTCTTGTAGTCCAAGAGGGTACTCTATTAGTTGGTTTTGTCACATCCAACCCAGACAACCGCCTATTCTCCAAAGTTCTAAATGCAGGAGACGTCTTTGTCTTCCCAATTGGTCTCATTCACTTCCAATTTAATGTAGGGAAAACCAATGCCATTGCTTTTGCTGGTCTCAGCAGCCAGAACCCTGGGCTCATCACCATAGCAAATACTGTCTTTGGATCTAATCCTCCCATCAATCCTGATGTTCTCACCAAGGCCTTCCAACTTGATAGGAATGTGGTCaattatcttcaaaaaaaattctag